One genomic region from Chloroflexota bacterium encodes:
- the hisF gene encoding imidazole glycerol phosphate synthase subunit HisF: MNIRIIPRLDIKGPNLVKGVHLEGLRVLGRPEDFARFYYQNGADELIYQDAVASLYGRNSLLEIIERTASEIFIPLTVSGGLRSVEDIRTVLRAGADKVAINTAAVNTPELIRAAALAFGSSTIVVSIEAIKQASGKYETYVDYGRESTGVDAYEWALRAADLGAGELLVTSIDQEGTGKGYDLELTRQIAQAVSIPVIALGGAGQLEHIYAVIADGYADAVSLASMLHYEFIHEYQYREGDYQTEGNIEFLQGKRGEFGRKNITGTTIRQIKEYLLERGVDCRLQKETAGA; encoded by the coding sequence TTGAATATTCGTATCATACCCAGACTGGATATTAAAGGCCCTAATCTAGTTAAAGGTGTTCATTTGGAAGGATTGCGTGTATTGGGACGTCCCGAAGATTTTGCACGCTTTTATTATCAAAATGGGGCTGATGAACTGATCTATCAGGATGCGGTAGCCAGTCTTTATGGCCGTAACAGCTTGCTGGAGATTATTGAACGTACTGCAAGCGAAATTTTTATCCCCCTGACGGTAAGCGGCGGCCTACGAAGTGTGGAAGATATTCGTACTGTTTTGCGCGCCGGAGCAGACAAGGTTGCCATCAACACCGCAGCCGTCAATACCCCAGAGCTGATCCGCGCTGCGGCGTTGGCTTTTGGTTCATCAACTATAGTAGTTTCTATTGAGGCGATTAAACAGGCAAGTGGAAAATACGAAACCTATGTGGATTATGGCCGAGAAAGCACCGGCGTTGATGCCTATGAATGGGCCTTGCGCGCCGCTGATCTGGGCGCAGGTGAACTGCTGGTCACTTCAATTGATCAAGAAGGTACAGGCAAGGGTTACGATCTGGAATTAACCCGCCAGATTGCACAGGCCGTATCCATCCCCGTGATTGCTCTGGGCGGCGCAGGCCAACTGGAGCATATTTATGCTGTCATTGCTGATGGCTATGCCGATGCGGTTAGCCTGGCTTCAATGTTGCATTATGAATTTATCCATGAATATCAATATCGCGAAGGCGATTATCAGACGGAAGGCAATATCGAATTTTTACAAGGCAAGCGCGGCGAATTTGGGCGCAAAAATATTACGGGAACAACGATTCGCCAAATCAAAGAATACTTGCTAGAGCGTGGGGTTGACTGCCGATTGCAAAAGGAAACTGCCGGTGCCTGA
- a CDS encoding acetyltransferase, with product MTVKVIGLGAGGHARVIIEILRSNESYDLVGLLDPGPELHGLDVLGVPVLGGDDLLPALVQDNSIHFFIGLGGAGNNLPRQRLYEKALQYNMQPLRVIHPRAIISSTAEIGVGAIIMAGAVVNTCSRLGQNVIVNTNAVVEHDCMIGDHVHIAPGALLASAVRVEKGAHIGIGAVVRQGLIIGEKAIIGAGAVVVEDVSPNTVVVGVPARRLHGGE from the coding sequence ATGACTGTGAAGGTGATCGGATTGGGGGCTGGGGGGCATGCCAGAGTTATTATCGAGATTCTTCGTTCTAATGAATCCTATGATTTGGTGGGATTGCTGGACCCCGGGCCGGAATTACACGGCCTGGATGTTTTGGGTGTTCCTGTTCTAGGAGGAGATGACTTGCTTCCAGCGTTGGTACAGGATAATAGCATACATTTTTTTATCGGCCTGGGCGGTGCAGGCAATAATCTGCCGCGCCAGCGTCTCTATGAAAAAGCATTGCAGTATAATATGCAGCCGCTTCGCGTGATCCACCCTCGCGCGATAATATCTTCTACCGCAGAAATTGGCGTGGGCGCAATCATCATGGCTGGGGCTGTTGTCAACACCTGCTCACGCTTAGGCCAGAATGTGATTGTCAATACCAATGCAGTTGTTGAACATGATTGTATGATTGGAGATCATGTTCATATTGCCCCAGGCGCGTTGTTGGCGAGCGCAGTTCGGGTGGAGAAAGGCGCACATATTGGCATTGGTGCAGTTGTCCGCCAGGGACTTATAATTGGCGAGAAGGCTATTATCGGAGCTGGCGCGGTGGTAGTGGAAGATGTTTCACCCAACACTGTTGTGGTAGGTGTTCCGGCACGTCGTTTGCATGGAGGAGAGTAG
- the neuC gene encoding UDP-N-acetylglucosamine 2-epimerase (hydrolyzing), translating to MRIIGVVTVGRSDYGIYVPLLHQIQADPELRLHLIVAGMHLSPEFGMTVQQIRADGFRIDEQIEMSLSSDTPEGVAKTIGLGMIGFSQAFARSRPDILIVLGDRFEMHAAALAALPFKIPVAHIHGGEITQGAIDDALRHSMTKLSHLHFVSTQEYARRVIQLGEEPWRVTVSGAPGLDNLRHIQLLTREELFAQFGIPYDEINFLVVTYHPVTLEYEHAEWQTAELLAALKIVNLPVVFSQPNADTGGRVIARMLADFVDAHSNAYMIHNLGTQGYFSMMAHAAAMVGNSSSGIIEAASFELPVVNLGTRQAGRVRGANVIDVEYPREAVLDGIRLALSPQFRADLRGMKNPYREGEAAQIIIAALKKAQFDEKLIVKQFYDFGGDPDIR from the coding sequence ATGAGAATTATTGGCGTTGTTACCGTAGGACGCTCGGATTACGGTATTTATGTGCCATTATTACACCAAATACAAGCTGACCCTGAGCTGAGATTGCATCTCATTGTTGCCGGGATGCATCTTTCTCCTGAATTTGGTATGACGGTACAACAGATCCGCGCGGATGGCTTTCGAATTGACGAGCAGATCGAGATGTCATTGTCATCCGATACGCCCGAGGGGGTAGCTAAAACTATTGGGCTGGGAATGATTGGTTTTTCGCAGGCTTTTGCCCGTTCTCGCCCGGATATCCTGATCGTGCTGGGCGATCGCTTTGAGATGCATGCCGCAGCTCTGGCGGCATTGCCCTTCAAGATACCGGTGGCCCATATTCACGGTGGCGAAATCACCCAGGGCGCCATCGATGATGCTCTGCGACACTCGATGACCAAATTGAGTCATTTGCACTTTGTCAGCACACAAGAATATGCTCGGCGGGTGATTCAACTGGGCGAAGAGCCGTGGCGCGTCACTGTTTCGGGAGCGCCCGGTTTGGACAACTTGAGACATATTCAGTTGCTCACTCGTGAAGAATTGTTCGCGCAGTTCGGCATCCCATATGATGAAATAAATTTTCTAGTGGTAACCTACCATCCGGTTACTCTGGAATATGAACACGCAGAATGGCAGACGGCAGAACTGCTAGCCGCTCTCAAAATAGTGAACCTTCCCGTAGTTTTTTCGCAGCCCAACGCTGATACTGGAGGGCGTGTCATAGCGCGAATGTTGGCAGACTTCGTTGATGCTCACTCAAATGCTTACATGATCCATAATTTGGGAACACAGGGTTATTTCAGCATGATGGCTCATGCAGCCGCTATGGTTGGTAACTCGTCGAGCGGCATCATTGAAGCGGCATCATTTGAACTCCCGGTGGTCAATTTAGGGACACGCCAGGCCGGACGCGTGCGCGGAGCGAATGTCATCGATGTTGAATATCCCCGGGAAGCTGTCCTGGATGGCATTCGGCTGGCGCTTTCGCCGCAGTTCCGCGCCGATCTGCGTGGAATGAAGAATCCCTATCGCGAGGGCGAAGCAGCCCAAATCATCATCGCGGCGCTCAAAAAAGCCCAGTTTGACGAAAAGCTGATCGTCAAACAATTCTATGATTTTGGGGGAGATCCGGATATTCGATAA